From uncultured Desulfobacter sp.:
TTATGACCAAGGGTATATATTCCCATGCGTTTGACCCGGCAGGCGATCCGGGGGTTATCCTTCGCGCCAGTGGTGGCGCGACTATTGCCGGGCCGGAATTGACCCGGGAGGGTCAAACCGCAGATGCCAAAGAGGCCTTGCGGCTTGGCGTGGATGCCATGGCAACCACAGCGTTTGTAGGATCAGATTATGAGCATGAAACCCTGATCGGTATGGCCCGGATGGCAACAGAATGCCGAAAATGGGATATGCCGCTTTTAGGGGTTATTGGTCTGGGAAAAACCAATGAAGACAAGAAGAAAGATCCCAAATTCATTGCGCTTGGTGCAAGGGTTGGTGCAGAGCATGGGGCGGATATCATTAAGACCTATTATACGGAAACTGATTTTGAGAAGGTCGTGGCGGGATGCCCTGTGCCGGTCATGATTGCCGGTGGCCCCAAATGTGAAACGGATCTTGATACGCTAAATATGATATATGGTGCGCTCCAGGGCGGTGCCAAAGGTATTGTCATGGGAAGAAATGTGTGGCAAAGCCCCCATCCCACCGCATTATTGTCAGCGGTCTATGGCTTGATACATGAAGGGATGAATGTAAAAGAGGCGGCGGATTTGCTTGCCCATGAGGCTCATTAGATCATTAACGCTCGCAGAAAAAAAGCGTACATTCAGCAGAGATTCCCTGCCGGAATGTACGCTTTTTCAACAAGCTCAGGGATAATCTTCCACAGTGTTCCCAAGCCTATGATTTTCCTGGCGCACATAGAACGAGTAACATGGTGGACCGGTTGATGCAGCGGATGGAAGTCCCCATGGATAATAATAAAGGTGAAAATGCCATTCGGAATCCTGTAACAGGTCGTAAAAATTTTTATGGTTCAGGAAGTGTATGGAGCGCCCAACTGGCAGCGATGATGTTTTCAATTTTTAAAACCTTGGATTTATGGGGACTAAACTGTCACCATTGGTTAAGTTCATACCTTAACGCCTGCGCTGTAAACCATGGGAAAGCACCTGAAGAATTATCACATTTTCTTCCCTGGGAAATGGATGAGGCCCGCCTGGATAAATTGTCAAAACCGATAGATACATCATGATCCGATACTGTGGCCGGGTTTTCACCCCAACAGAAATAACACAAATCAGGGCTCTCATAAAAAATAACCCCCAGTTCAACCGAACACGACTTTCAATAGAGGCCTGCCGGATTCTCCAATGGTTTAAACCCGATGGGAAAACCAAAGATATGTCGTGCCGTGTTGCGATGCTGAAGATGGAAAAGGATGGAGTGATATGCCTGCCGCCATCTACTCGGAAAAAAAAGCAGGATAGACGCATTAAATTAACTTCAGCTACTGATCCCCAACGCCGGGTTGTATGTCCGGTTCACCGTTTGCCGGAACTTAATTCGCAGATCGTTAGCAAAGCGACATCTGCTTTGTGGAATGAATACATCGAAAGATATCATTATCTTGGGCATAAGCCTTTGCCGGGTGCCCAACTTCGATATTTCATTACTGCCGGCGAACAACTCGTTGCCCTGGCAGGGTTAGGTGCAGCGGCATGGCAAACCGCACCAAGAGATCAATTTATCGGATGGACTCATGATCAAAGAAAGGTAAATTTGCATTTGATTGTGAATAATGCCAGGTTCCTTATTTTGCCGTGGATTCAATCGAAAAATTTAGCATCCAAAATTCTTTCGTTGATAACACACCGACTTCCGGATGATTGGCACAACAAATATAACATCCGGCCTGTAATGCTTGAGACGTTTGTTCAAAAAAAACGTTTCACAGGAACCTGTTATAAAGCCGCAAACTGGCAAATTGTTGGAGAAACTAAAGGGCGTGGTAAATTAGGTGCTAACCCCAAAAAAGGGACAGTGATTGTTCCCATCAAAGACGTTTGGGTTTATCCTTTGGACCAGAATTTTAAGGCTTTACTCAAATAAACCTAAAAATGACTAACCCGAATATTTACAAAAAATAAGTATCACCCCCAAAAAATGCAAACTAAGGGAGTGGTTATTTGAAGATTTTAAATTCGCATTGTTGGGGATTATTTACCCATGGAACACCTTTGCTATCCGAAATTCTCGGTTAACTATTTTCTGTAGAGCTGTGAAAACCCAATATTTGTTTAGGCCAGCCTTTTAAAAATAGCTATTCGGCCAAGGCGTTAACAGCCCTGGCCTGATTTATATTTTATATTTTTTTTAACACATGTAATGTGTTATTATTAGAGGTAATATTTTAATGGATAGTCACATTGACAGCGCCTTTCCAGCGATCCTTCAACGGTATATCGATAAGTAGGATTCCGTTTTCATAATTGGCTTTCGTATCACTGACTTCTACTGGGTAGCAAAAAGAACCTGTAGAAACATATTCAACATCATTTTTTTCGGCCCTTAAGCTGAAACTATCATCATTCACCTTAAGATCAATATTTTCTTTTTTTACTCCTGGGACCATAAATTCAAGATGAAGTGTAGAATTTTTTTCGTCAACGTAGGAACATAAGTCAGCAGCTATTTTTCTATTTATATGCTTTGATTTTTCCATGATATTCATCTCCTTATAAAACAAGGATTATTTTTATCTATTGTTGGAATGTCATATTCAAAGGGATTACATTCTTTCCCTTAAAAAACAAAATAATGCAGTATTAAAAAAAAACAAGCGAAACCACGGGTCTTAATATTGATAATTAACCGCTGAATTTCGTAAGCTTTGTTTTATTTACCCAGAACCCATTTTAAACAAAGCCTTGTTAAATAGAGCCTTGGAAAATAATTTATTTTGAAAAATTTCTTACTAAAGATAAGACTTTAAAAATATGAAATCCGTATTATTTTTAAGTCATGCAATGAGAGCCTCATCAATAACATGTTACATGGGAGGAATCATTATGTATAACAAAGATCAAATTTGTGAACAAATCAAAAAAACATATCCAGATATCGGAGAATGCGGGATCAACCTGAATGTTAATTTTGACACAAGCAATAAAGCATGGGTTGTGTCACTTAAAAAAGATCATCACGAACTTAAAACCTATCTTGAACCGGAAGATGCGAACATATGCATGGAAGGCA
This genomic window contains:
- a CDS encoding fructose-bisphosphate aldolase; this translates as MDGKERRLRKILNKKTGRSLVLAVDHGMALGAMTGIVDIADTIRTLDATDKVDCWLMTKGIYSHAFDPAGDPGVILRASGGATIAGPELTREGQTADAKEALRLGVDAMATTAFVGSDYEHETLIGMARMATECRKWDMPLLGVIGLGKTNEDKKKDPKFIALGARVGAEHGADIIKTYYTETDFEKVVAGCPVPVMIAGGPKCETDLDTLNMIYGALQGGAKGIVMGRNVWQSPHPTALLSAVYGLIHEGMNVKEAADLLAHEAH
- a CDS encoding transposase, with protein sequence MDNNKGENAIRNPVTGRKNFYGSGSVWSAQLAAMMFSIFKTLDLWGLNCHHWLSSYLNACAVNHGKAPEELSHFLPWEMDEARLDKLSKPIDTS
- a CDS encoding Hsp20 family protein; this translates as MEKSKHINRKIAADLCSYVDEKNSTLHLEFMVPGVKKENIDLKVNDDSFSLRAEKNDVEYVSTGSFCYPVEVSDTKANYENGILLIDIPLKDRWKGAVNVTIH
- a CDS encoding Druantia anti-phage system protein DruA, whose product is MIRYCGRVFTPTEITQIRALIKNNPQFNRTRLSIEACRILQWFKPDGKTKDMSCRVAMLKMEKDGVICLPPSTRKKKQDRRIKLTSATDPQRRVVCPVHRLPELNSQIVSKATSALWNEYIERYHYLGHKPLPGAQLRYFITAGEQLVALAGLGAAAWQTAPRDQFIGWTHDQRKVNLHLIVNNARFLILPWIQSKNLASKILSLITHRLPDDWHNKYNIRPVMLETFVQKKRFTGTCYKAANWQIVGETKGRGKLGANPKKGTVIVPIKDVWVYPLDQNFKALLK